Below is a window of Methylosinus sp. PW1 DNA.
AGGCCGCGCGCGCGAGGATGACGGCGCGAGCGCCCGGGCGAATCGCCCGCCGGCCATTCCCGAGGGGTCACAATGTCCGCAACTCTAGGCAAGAGATCGACGGTCTATCGCTATCTGACCGGTCCCGACGATGTGGAGTTCTGCAAGCGCGTCACCGAGGCGCTGAGCCTCGGCTGGTCGCTCTACGGCTCGCCGACGCTGACCTTCGACGCCACGAAAGGCAAGGTGATCTGCGGCCAGGCGATCACCAAGGACGTCTATGATTTCAAATACACGCCGGACGTGAAGCTCTCCGAGCTGTGACAGGATAGATGGATTGGCGGGACGAAGGGCTCGTCATCGGCGTCAAGCGCCACGGCGAGTCCGCGGTCATATTGGAGCTGATGACGCGCGCCCATGGCCGTCACGCCGGCATGGTGCGCGGCGGCGCCGGCCGCGCGCTGCGCTCCGTGCTGCAGCCCGGCAATAGCGTCGAGGTCGCCTGGCGGGCGCGGCTCGAGCAGCATCTCGGCGCTTTCGCCGTGGAGCCATTGCGCTCGCGGGCGGCGCGGCTCATCGACCGCGCCTTCGCCCTGCATGGCGTCGGCCATCTCTGCGCGCTGCTGCGGCTGCTGCCGGAGCGCGATCCGCATGGCGAATTGTTCGATATGGCCGAGGTCATCGCCGACCGGCTCGATTCGCTCGATCTCGCCCCGGCGCTGATGGCGCGATTCGAGCTGGCGCTGCTGG
It encodes the following:
- a CDS encoding DUF1737 domain-containing protein, with translation MSATLGKRSTVYRYLTGPDDVEFCKRVTEALSLGWSLYGSPTLTFDATKGKVICGQAITKDVYDFKYTPDVKLSEL
- the recO gene encoding DNA repair protein RecO, which gives rise to MDWRDEGLVIGVKRHGESAVILELMTRAHGRHAGMVRGGAGRALRSVLQPGNSVEVAWRARLEQHLGAFAVEPLRSRAARLIDRAFALHGVGHLCALLRLLPERDPHGELFDMAEVIADRLDSLDLAPALMARFELALLAALGFGLDLERCALTGETADLAYVSPKTGRAVARAAGAPWRDRLLPFPDFLRQPAPAGAEAGELAAAFRLTGHFLQRDVFGPRGLAAPQARGLYVAAAAAHGAVALIPARTPRGAHDG